The following are encoded together in the Pseudomonas xantholysinigenes genome:
- a CDS encoding RES family NAD+ phosphorylase, whose protein sequence is MRHRLSLNNLFADEEDKVQAWICQDCLGDWVIASQVRTLRERRTCCACEREVEKARDIQMIADRIQWDLPKYFEVVPSAEEAVDLELANVVGLAIHCGSEKANALIATLLVNPEACVEDFYRAGQRYRQTPAGTFAVLRDEVLSEWQGFAHELIHGRRYFNQDVQNFFGSLVCEALRAKPHEGAETPLVVKTLAAGSELFRERIASSKKELQEILENPGAQLSAPPKLFAANNRMSAAGMPLLYVSQTLETCVAEVRPSIGDTVVVGTFSPTRDMTIFDFTALEGEFHLEALSLFERGQQQRARHRHMLRLLHEELGRPLRAQDTDYVMTQALTEFIRYHKGADFDGVAFRSVQNKEGINYVLFDSGDESRRKSPDWTPEFAVVLSEADVKVKTIQAVHYGLSDAQPSAPAR, encoded by the coding sequence ATGCGCCATAGACTAAGTTTGAATAATCTTTTTGCTGATGAAGAGGACAAGGTCCAGGCTTGGATTTGTCAGGATTGCCTGGGCGATTGGGTTATTGCCTCCCAGGTCAGGACGTTGCGTGAACGCAGAACCTGTTGCGCGTGCGAGCGTGAAGTGGAAAAAGCGCGTGACATCCAGATGATTGCCGATCGTATCCAGTGGGATTTGCCAAAGTATTTTGAAGTCGTGCCCAGCGCAGAAGAGGCCGTTGACCTTGAATTGGCCAATGTCGTCGGTCTTGCGATCCACTGTGGCAGCGAAAAGGCCAATGCGCTGATAGCCACTTTGTTGGTCAACCCTGAAGCCTGCGTCGAGGACTTCTATCGAGCCGGCCAGCGTTACCGGCAGACGCCGGCAGGCACTTTCGCTGTCCTGCGTGATGAGGTTTTAAGCGAATGGCAAGGCTTTGCTCATGAGCTCATCCACGGGCGTCGATACTTCAATCAGGATGTGCAGAACTTCTTTGGTTCTCTGGTGTGTGAGGCCTTGCGGGCCAAGCCTCATGAAGGCGCTGAAACTCCCTTGGTTGTAAAGACGCTAGCGGCAGGCAGTGAGCTATTCCGGGAGCGCATTGCCAGCTCCAAGAAAGAGCTGCAAGAGATCCTGGAAAACCCAGGTGCCCAGCTAAGCGCTCCACCCAAGCTGTTTGCGGCGAACAACCGCATGAGCGCTGCCGGCATGCCGTTGTTGTATGTCTCGCAAACGCTAGAGACCTGTGTGGCCGAGGTTCGCCCCTCCATCGGCGACACGGTTGTAGTGGGAACGTTTTCGCCGACACGGGATATGACGATCTTTGATTTCACCGCATTGGAAGGCGAGTTTCATCTTGAGGCCTTGAGTCTTTTCGAGCGAGGGCAGCAACAGCGAGCACGGCACCGTCACATGCTGCGGCTCCTGCACGAAGAGCTGGGGCGGCCATTGCGGGCTCAGGATACCGATTATGTGATGACTCAGGCCCTGACCGAATTCATCAGGTACCACAAGGGCGCGGACTTCGATGGCGTTGCCTTTCGCTCGGTCCAGAATAAGGAGGGGATCAATTATGTGCTGTTCGATAGTGGCGACGAGAGCCGGCGAAAGTCCCCCGACTGGACGCCGGAATTTGCTGTGGTGCTATCGGAGGCCGATGTAAAAGTGAAAACGATTCAAGCGGTTCACTATGGGTTGTCCGATGCTCAACCCAGTGCACCGGCACGGTGA